The genomic interval TCTGCATAGGTACAGTGAGGACAGCAGAGCAGATGTGATCAAAGTTAGTGGGAACATGATTCAGAACTCACATGTAAACACCAGTAGTTAGATGGAACTGGAACCTGTAATGTTTCCTCCAAGATAACCTCCTAAATGGCACCAAGCTTCCAATATATGGTGTCTGGGGTGACACTGAGAATGTTTTTATATCAAAAAGCATGTTGACTAAGAAAGCAATGTATTCTctcttttaaacaaattaaaatgtctCTCAGAGATGTTtccttcttgttctttgttttagaattatttatttattttatacatgtgagtacactgtagttgtcttcagacacatcagaagggggcatcagatccaattacacaTGATTGTGACCCGccatatagttgctgggaattgaactcaggacctctggagagcagtcagtgctcttaaccactgagccatctctccagctcctgaaacAAAGTAAACTTAAAAGTTATTTTgaaggtttttaaattttgtatacaATGTTCAGTGCCTGGAAattccagaagaggacattgcaTCCCGGAATCTAGAGTCATAGGCAGTGATTAACTCATGTGTGGAGGTGTTTGGACTTCAATGCTTGTCTACGTGAGAAGAGTGTACATTTCAACTGCTGATCCTTCTTCCTAGAACTGAAAAGATCAGTGTCCATGTTGATTCTTTCATATTCACAGAGGTGAATTCTATCACCAGTGTGTAGAAACATAGAAACAATGTCTATGAAACATGAGAAATTGTAAACatcaaatgtaaataatatattcagAAACACACCCCCTTTgtgaaatgaaattatttaaaatgatctGCACACTAAGTTCAAACTTTacctcttgtttttgtttgatacAGAAGAGGGTGGAGAAGGCATGTTTGAGCCTCATTACATTACTttctaatttgaaaatatttgcgGATCTATATccaaagttgaaaaataaattagagcCATATGATGGCCACTTGTATATTGAAATGTGTTATAGGTATATGTCTGCATTTAAGCTATGAGTATAGCAAAGGAAGGAAGATACAATGTCACATGTCCACAAGGAGAATGGAAAATGCAGAGTGTAACTTTACTTTCCATTTTAAGAAAATGGGGTAGAGCATAGAATGAAAAAATGCAAGGATACAAACTATAACCACAGATTTCCAGTAAATGGTTATATTGCTCATTTCTAGGTGTGTCaccaaaaaacaagaaagcacaACTCCAAGATCCTACTGGGCTTGAAACCTAAAACTTACCAAGTTATTCATTAGTCTTTGAAATTTAATTCAGTTATACTTCCATACAAaatgacacacacaaatacatttgtgcatctgtgaatgtttgtgtgtgaacACATTCACCTGCATGCACACTGATATCTTGCTTACCTGCAGAGCCTCTACAATGCCATGATATTACTGTAATTATGCTCACAGTTCTGTCAGAACAAATGAATAACCATGCAAATCTAGCCAGAAGCTCTCAATTCTGTTCTTGGTCAGAGGGCTTGGGGAAATGTCTATTCCTTTTCAAGAAACGGGATGCCCGATAGTCTTGGCTCATGAGTAGAAATGGACAAAGAGTAGGGAAAAGCAGAGAGGACATTTCAGCCATATTAAACAGAGACCAGCTAGGATTATACACGACAGATACAAAGAATTGACCAAGGGAAGAAATTGTGTAAAAGGAGACAAAAGTACTGACCAGGAGAAGGATGGTTTTAGTGGCTCTGGACTCAGGGGAGGATCTAGAAGAAGCATTGGTTCTTGACATGTATTTCATCATCTGCTTGTGCCTGTACAGTGTGAGAACCATGGAGCCACTGGCCCACAGCATGAGACCCACCAAAACCATATCAGGACCTGACAGTAATGTTGCATAAAGCATGTCACTGGTTGGATCATGCCGGGCAGCATAGCAGTGTATAAAATATTTCAGGTTTGTTGTGCTTTCATTGCCATTTATTGCCCTCAAGTGCACAGAATATACACtgtttgtaaataaatgaattaccCAGTTGAGGTACACAAAGCAATGAATGCACTTGTGTGACCTTACCTTAAGTTCTGAATAACGTGAGTTCCTGGGGCTGATGATGATAGCCTGAAATACACTAAGAAATGAGGTGCTGCCAATACTAGCACCCCTACTGACTCTGTGTGCAAAAGGAAATAGTTTACATCCAATATCATTGAAAATGTCTTTAAACCCAAAAGACGCTATTGTCTTGGGCACACCTTTACACAGTACAGTTACGATATTAGCTACAATCAAGTGCATGAGAAGCCAGTCTGTAGACCTTAACCTATACCTTGTTAGGTAAATATATATAAGGTGGTATAGGAGAGTAAAATTGCCTAAAATTGCAATTATagtcagagagaagaaagtcaTTCCTATAAGCAACTCACTGGTTTCCATGCTGTCAGTTCCTGTTCTCAAACTGAGGATCCTGCATGGCAAGGTGAAGCTAGAGACACAGTCACCATTCTCTCTTCTCAATGAGTTCACAAGATATATTCAACGTGTAGGGCATCTACCACTTTGGCATAATTTCTACACATAAAAGTGATTGTATGAGGCCTCAAAGCATTTGAATATCTTTAGGTTCATACTATGTGAATAACTAACAAAGTTTCATTAACAGGACAAGCAGGAAAATATCTGTAAGAAAACTGGCTCATATTTGAAATAAAGCAATGACCCCATCAAATCAACTAGTCAGTAGTCATATGGCATACATTTAACTCTGGGAAATAAACACAAATCCATGTAAAGTAAAGTAATAGGGtaacaaaattattattaaaggAAGGTCATAAATAATCTTTGTATCACCAAGTAAAGTGATGCTATGATTAAGAACATAAGACTTGAGTTTTGTAATTTTAGGGTACAAATCCCACTCACATTGTGATAACATTAGTTTCAAACATTAACACAGTTGGAAAAAGATTACTACAACAATAGAcattaatgtttaaaatgtttaggtTCAGAGGAAAAGTTAGTAGTGAGAAAACAACATTCTATTGAACTCGTCTATGGGGCCagtttttctgcttttaatttgCTATACAACTAAtaaaaatcttatattttaatGACAATGTTTTCACtgtatgcaaaaatatttaattctagtcagaaagaaataaaatttataaatgccTTAATTTAAAAGACTCTTTCTATATACACAGAAAAAACTGGTATTCATTCagttattataatttcaaattggTAGGAAACCTATTTTCATTAATCACATTCTCACTCTAAAAAGTTTTGTTCAAATAAGGCCATCAGTTATGTGCAGTTCCGGATAGAACAAATTTGTTTCTGGAACACATTCCACTCATCCCTTCAAACTTGAAGTAATACTACTTGTACATGTAGAAGTCCTGAAAATGTACTATGCATATTTCAAGGAATAACAGGTTATTAAACTGTGGATTTATTGTCAGGATTACTTAGATTTTAGtccattttgtttataaaaatatttacaaatatttcacaaaataatttgTACGTATCCAAGTGCATAATGAAAGAATCTCTGCCACAAATACCCTGTAAATGAATCCTCCATCCAGAGCTTATGATCTAACCCATCACTCTACAGAGTCACCACTGTGCATAACAGCACACAGAAAACTAAAACTAATAAACTTACTACAAAGATGTGCAGTGTCACTGACCTCAACAACCATCCTTTGTCAGGTGTCCTAGTGAAATCTTTCATAAGGGAAATGACTTCTTTCAGACAGACATTCTTAAGCACCAGATTGTTAATGAATATGACAGCACAGATGCCACTGGCAGTGAGGAATGGGCTAAGCTAGAAGTGGAATGCAGTGCTTGTAGGACCCCAGCATTCATTTCTATCTAACTCCCTTCCTGAGGAGgtgctctgtgttctgtgtagCTTTGCTCTTCATCCAGATTCAGTGCCAGGTCTGAATGTCCCTTATGATTACTTACCAAGACTCATATATTGAATCGTCTCTGCTCTCAGATTGCAGTCTGTTCCACTTTCTGCACCATTTCTCTTCCTGGGATGCTGATATCATTGCCCTGGCCACAAAATTCAAAAACTCATCTGTAGGGAGTTACTAGGGCCTGAGATATGGATCTGTGATTCTGTGACCTCATCTCCCCTCAGACTTGCAATTATTTCACTTGCAGTAGCAATGGATGTAGGCTTGACCAGGCAATAAATATGCTCTGAACTTTTCTCCCCTGTTGACAGTTCTCAGTGAAGAACTACAACTCTTGTTATCAGTTCTTAAGGGAATATGTTGAAGTCAAAAGTGGTTGTTATCTGCTCTGTTTTCTAGAGGCCATGGGATTTCACCTTTGTGTTTCAGGAGATAATGTGGCCCATGTGATGAGTATAACTGAgctatgtgtgtgcattgtaGCTGACGGTTGTCTGAGATGTTCTGTCCACAAATCTTAGTTTACCTTCCTTATCTCAGGTACACCAATATGTAGAATAGAAATTCAgtctgcaatcccaccagcaatgaaggagtgttcttcctccacatccttcccaacatgtgttgtcacctgggcttctgatcttaaccattctgattggtgtaaggtggattCTCAGGGTCGTTTTCATTGTGTTTCTCTGATCACttaggattttgaacatttctttaggtgttccTCAACCATCTCTGATTCCTCTGCTTTGAATTCtaggtttagttctataccccattttttgtttggttttttttttttttttttttttttttggttagctTCTTGTGTTCTTTCTATAATTTGAATACTAGCCATCTATCAGATATGCagttaatgaagatttttttcccaatctatatgttgccaatttgtcttactatgtcctttgccctacagaaacTTTCTAGTTTAATGGGATCTTATTaaccaattcttgatcttagatcatGAGCCATTAGAGTTTTGTTTAGGATATTTCACACTGATGGAGCGCAAACCATCTatacccattcaccatgccatgtacaataaaagctttggaaaactactggaccaggttcccagcctttggaaccagACCTTCTTGTGAATGTGGAACTCTCTGCCAGTGGTGTGGAAAGCCTGCCACATGACTTTGTTCCCACTGCTAGACTACCCGGTCAGTGTTTTCCACAACTGGCGCCCAAAGTGGGGCACAAACACCCACATGACTTTAAGAACCAGGCCACACAAGTCTGCCAAGCAAGTATACAATCCATGGGGCACGGCCCCAAGACTCTATCTCCCTCACCTCTCGGTGCACATGCAAGCCTGTCGCTTGACAGAGCACAGCTCCATGTACACCCAAAGGTCTTCATTCTGCCAAGCCCCTCCCCCACGGAGTCTGGGGCCACAAAGGGAGATTCCTACTACCTGGATGATCCTCAGTGGTCTGGGGCGCAGGCTTCAAACCTGTAGCTACTTCCCCACTGGAGAGAACCTTTTTCCCTGCCCGGGGCTCAACCCCACAGCAAACACTCCCTCCCCAAAAGGTGCTGGCGCCAAAGCCACCTGTCTCTCTGCATGCAAGCCGCCAGCTGCACTTGCATACCCCATCTCTAATTTGCTGTGCCTCCCCCACCAAGTGGTGTCTGGGAACTCCAAATAGAGACATCAACCCCCATGTCCCTATGTGagctctgccctgccctgcagaACGAGGCTGAGTGAAATTTTCCCCCACCAGGAGGGACATAGTGCCCTTTCGGTGCCGTGTGTGAAACCAATCAGCTACACCTCTTGCACATGCTTCTGTTTCTACAAAGAACAGAAGATGTGCAGACTCACAACTCAACACAGCAGAAAACCCCACTCCGGCACGTGCCCAAGATGCGCAGGCCTACATCTTTTCCTGCAGGTGGTGGGCATCTcgtgcagagccagctccaagagtgcccCCTGCTGGCACCTGCAAAAAccatgagtaacatctctctctgttcacccttccccctctttctctctctcttattcctgGCTAATGTCTTTTCTCTAATTCTTAGCTACACTCtaactcctgcctagttcaaaaagacTAGGTCTCTTTATCTCctcacgtgttctccagctcaaggggaagatGGTGGTGGCTCCCTAGCCCCCCaatcttcccatccccccagctccacagagggatccttcacagctaacaactgtccttcaagccacagcacctgctgtaaccctcgtTCTAAGTCTCTTTCCCTTggttgagagactccttctcCTCGCACCtgagactgttctctctctctctctctctctctctctccctatatatatatatatatatatatatatatatatatatatatatatatcaatcactGGCTCCAAACCCTAGTCCCCAGCACCATGCCAGGCAGCTTCTTTCCCTGCTCCCGAATATTTgcaacaggctacagctatttggcttagccagcttgcctgaagcaacagggtgagaccctgcttgctacccagccctgtgttccttagccagagtatacttcccctccccctcagtcACTTGCAGCCAGCTagagctacttagctcagccatcttgcctgaagcagcagatcAAAAATCTCACCTGCACCCTTTGACCCTGtgttcctcagtttctttctcatgGCTAAAAATGCCAGGCTGGGCCTGGCTGCCTCCTGCCAGTTTTTTTCAAAAGCTGCCGGgctccaatccagcttccacatctttcccatagacacagactttCACTCTTTCTGAttcttagctctcctatcaagccccaatgcttcttgctttgAACTTTTCTTCAAGGctggcctttcctcttcttctctacatttaaaatttaccagctaagaaaaaaagaacGGGAATACACAGGGCCTCTCTGCTGAAACATCCAGCCACCACTTGACAGAACAGCAACTATACATGGGAGAGTAAGCCCTTCCCCCCACTGCTTCTTCCCAGCAGGAAGACTTGCAACaacattcctgtttttcaaccaaaaattttaaacatttccttttctccctaacaagAACCTCTAAAACAACAATGTTCATagttttcaaccaaaaattttctctttttgttttaatgcttccttttctctctttttttttattggatattatatttacatttcagattttatcccctaacctccctcccccaccaccacccaggaacctcctaccccatccccccccatgcttctatgaggatgtgcccccacctacacattcagaggccgatgtTCCTTTTCTCTCAACACTAGTGATATATGCCCAACATtgttcttttcaatttttaagatttcttcaaggttcaaaagccatctaatctacttccacaggttaaaccaaatgctgatcaccatttctcaagtcttaaaaaaacaactaattttttttacagacaaactgttgctgccaatcccaaaTACATAATCAACATTATGTTTTTCTCCTTCAGCcatccaaaacagactcaaaggtacTAAaacttcctcaaacacctttgcttttctaggatcttaatgacagaccatgatgtgcttgcTTCCAGGTGACTTAATGCTCACTGTCCAGCCTTTGCAGACATCTTCCTGCCAGGGATGCTGCTTCCCTGTgattatacccacagatccaacagagacAACGCCATCTTCTGAAACCTGCCTGACAttccaagctgctttctcccagccatcTTGACTGACTGCACactccagagacacactgagagCCAGAGACATcgccatcttctggaacctgcctgagacaCCAAGCTAcattctcccagccacctcatctgactacagactccagagaaacactgaaacccagagacagtgccacctcttggaacctgccaagctgctttcttccAGCCAACTTATCTGACTAAAGAATCCAGAGACAGGCTGAGATCCAAGGACACACATcagactccagagatgcacgccaaaacccagagatgctcactacagaagacagatccagaccttccagctgcaaataaactcttttgccaaagtcacatagctaaatttacatgttagtgaggaaaacaatgtctctttagaatAATCAGATGTCATTATCCTCAAACTGTACAAACTGTATTTGATTGATTCaatgatcccctgccttccaaacacCATCCTCAATTGCCTTTTGCCCTTGGCTTGGTTATGCTCCACCATCCAGCCTGCGTAGTGCTTTCTTTTGActccctcatccaaaattttcactaaaagagagtgagatgttgggccatgaAGGGATAGTTTGGTCTCCCTGGTAGAGCGCTGGGTCTGAGTTAGccggggacccaacaggacatatATCTACCCATGCTCctggattccagactactccatgcagtccacatctctcattaacctgcaccttgcagactacagatgacacaaagttgcccctccttttatgaaagaaaagagagtgggatgttgggccttggacgtggtaactccatttaacctgcaccatcaatcatgtaggacacaggtagattaacaagtctccaccacaagagatttaaatattaattagttATCTAGAGGCTctggggcatagctaattaagttgtTCCCTCCCTTCTTCGCCCACCCTATAAAAGCcaagctcccctggcttttgccGGGAGCACAAACCATCTACACCCGTTCACCACACCACGAAcagtaaaagctttggaaaacggggaaaaaagaaatttcaccctgtgccaatgagttcaagactctttccaattttctcttctgtttggtgtacttggttttattttgaggtcctttatccacttggacttgagctttttacaaggtGACAAACATggttctactttcatttttctacatacagacagcaagttagaccagcaccatttattgaagatgcattttcgtttcttttgtatattcttggcatctttgtgaaagatcaagtgtccataagtgggtgcttttatttcttggttctcaattctatttcactgatcaatgtgtctgtctctgtaccaatatcatgaaGTTTTTAATCACCATTATTTTGTAGTAAGCTTGAGGCCAAGGAGGGCAGTTCtgccagatgttcttttattgttaagattgTTTTCGCTCttctgtttggttgtggttttcctgtttttgttttttgttttctttgcctttccagatgaatttgccaatttctgtttccatttctttgaagaattgtgttgtgagtttgatgggaattgcattgaatctgtagattgtcttTGGAAGGAtgttcatttttactatgttaattctgcccaTCCATGAGcgtgggagatctctccattttctgagatcttcttcaatttttttcatgagAGTCTTGAATTTATTGTCATACAGGTTGGAAAAGGCTTTTAGAAGCTGAGGAatagggcgaccctgtaggagaaccagcagtctcaattaacctgtattcccaagatctctcaaacaatGGACCACCacccaggcagcatacaccagctgatatgaggcccccaacacatatacatcagaaGACAACGAAGTTTGAATTCAGTCagtgaagatgcacctaaccctcaagagactggaggctccatagagtttagaggtctggtggggtaggggttGGGAGATGAAAACAACCTCGTGGAGACAGGGTTGGGAAAGCTTGGAGGAGTTATGGTATGTGGAAAAGTTGAAGAGTGGACTGGGAGGGGTATAAAACCTCGAgactataaacaaataaataaataaatacatgttaaaaatgaaattcagTGGAAAACAGatatgtttgatattctcaaggagTACCATAAAATTCATAAATCTAAATAATGGAACATGCAGAAGCCAAAACCCCTGCATATTTAGCACAAATGGaaagcttggtcttcaggtagataCTATAACAATTGATGCTGTGGATTTCTTTGTCTCATTTCGTTAGAATTGTACCCCTTAACTCTACCTAGACTTCATGGTTGGTCCTCAGTGGGGGAGTCTTTGCCTTGTCCTGCTGGGAGTAGATGCCCCAGGGTGAAGTGGTACCCAAGATGGGTTCCCTTTCTTTGAATTAAAGGAAAGGAGGCTATGGGGTATACACTTTAAGTGTGGGAGTAGGAATAGAGGAGGGAGAGTATCTGTGATAtggatataaagtaaattaattttttagaaacataaaccacaaaacaaaaattagttaGCAGTAATGTTTATTGAACAAATGTAAGTTTCTCAAAGTAATTTAcactttctattattttatttacttatttatttgtttatttgtttatgtgattttttgcttgctttttaaagctGTAGCAAATTTTGTAGTTGATATTTTCTGAGAATGTCATTTAATCATTTTGTTTGGCATTACTAACACAACTGAACAAACTATGGCTCTGATGAGTGCTACCCTGCGTGGATGAAAAATTTGTCTACAAGAGATATGAGTAGGTTATTGGTTGAAATTTaattaatacaaatttaaataaaattttatttcaggcacttttctttttttaatagaatatttttatttatttacatttcagatgccatcccctttcttctatttcccctccctagaaacccccattccatcctccctcctcctttctgcttctatatcattttaattacatgcatgtattaaggtcagttctaggttgaggaacaagcaatacaatagatgcaaatagtcaaggaacaagcaagacaataaacacaaatagtcaaaaatcAAGCAAGGTATTAAaaccaattatgtgaacactcctgtgatcactgtttctaagggtctatcatgatgaacaaaatatctgagtccctgttctagcccaaagtcgttttcatgtctgaagcctacttccttgttctaccctaaaatttagattcctagctaaaattactactttgttctagcttaagatttagattcttgcctgaaattatttctttgttctaaacTATGATTtatatttctacctgaaattacttctttgttctagccaaatgtcagatttctgtctgtagcctacttccctgttttTAACCAATGTcttattcctgccaagcaacccatttccttgtccttttgcccatgtcagattcttgccaagcagcctcaaaggctccctgcctctcccatttttttatttcattaacaagactaagcctgtcttcaGGCTTTTTTCACTGTGAGTTATTGGTTTGAGAAGACTGTGAAGCAATTGGACACCACAGGAGTTTGCCACTATTTTTACATACCCATCATAACTAGTTGGTGAGAGTCTATTGCTATGGAGACCATGCAGTAACAATGCAGTACATAAGAAAGCACCAAACCTAAGGAGAAtaagtatagaagaaagcaaagtttCCCAACTTACAGGACTGGTGAATatcttaaataaattaaagaaaactttcctaacctaaagaaagagatgcttatgaacatccaagaagcctacagaattccaaataaactagatcagaaattcaccctgtcacataataatcaaaataccaaatgcacaaaagaatgaaagaatattaaaagcactaacaaaaaaagtcaagtaacatataaaggcagacctgaaagaattacaccagacttctcaccagagactataaaagccagaagatccaggacaggtatcatatagaccctaagagaacacaaataccagcccaggctactatactcagcaaaactctcaattaccatagatggagaaaccagatattccatgacaaaacaaaatttacacagtatcttccacaaatccagccctacataggataatagagggaaaccaccaacacaaggaaggaaattagaCCCTAGAAAGAGCAGGAAACTAATCTTcttcaaacaaacccaaaagaagatagccacacaaacataactccacctctaataacaaaaataacaggaagcaacaatcacttttctttaacatctcttaacatcaatggactcaattcctcaataaaaagacatagactaatggactggatatgtaaacaggacccaacattttgctgcatatgggAAATGCAcctaagtgacaaagacagacactacctcagaataaaaggctggaaaacaatttttcaatcaaatggtccaaagaacaagctggggtagccatcctaatatcaaataaaatcgactttcaaccagaagttatcaagaaatataagaatggacacttcatactcatcaaaggaagaatcaaccaagatgaaatctcaattctatACATCAATTGATCAAATGCAAGTgaaaccacattcataaaaggaactttactaaagctcaaagaacacattgcacctcacacaatagtaaTAGGAAACCTCAACACCACACTCctatcaatggacagatcatggaa from Arvicanthis niloticus isolate mArvNil1 chromosome 1, mArvNil1.pat.X, whole genome shotgun sequence carries:
- the LOC117699295 gene encoding vomeronasal type-1 receptor 4-like, whose product is METSELLIGMTFFSLTIIAILGNFTLLYHLIYIYLTRYRLRSTDWLLMHLIVANIVTVLCKGVPKTIASFGFKDIFNDIGCKLFPFAHRVSRGASIGSTSFLSVFQAIIISPRNSRYSELKVRSHKCIHCFVYLNWVIHLFTNSVYSVHLRAINGNESTTNLKYFIHCYAARHDPTSDMLYATLLSGPDMVLVGLMLWASGSMVLTLYRHKQMMKYMSRTNASSRSSPESRATKTILLLVSTFVSFYTISSLGQFFVSVVYNPSWSLFNMAEMSSLLFPTLCPFLLMSQDYRASRFLKRNRHFPKPSDQEQN